The sequence CAACTGATGCATGAAGCGGTGAATAATCCGCAGGTTGCCCATATTCTGAATACCATTGCTGGCATTCCTTTATCATCCCCGACCTTGGATTTCTTCGGCATTCCCGTGCAATACCTGAGTTATACCGCCTCGGTTATCCCGATCATTTTAATGGTCTGGGCGATGTCTTATGTGCAGCGTTTCTTCGAGCGCATCTTACCGATGGTGGTGCGTAATCTGTTTACCCCGATGTTCTGTATCGCCATCATGGTGCCATTAACACTGCTGGTTTTCGGCCCGGTCGGTAATCTGATTGGCGGGGCTATTGGTGGAGTTTACAACACGCTGTATAACCTTAGCCCAGCTATTGCAGGCTTTATGGTCGGGGCTTTCTGGCAGCCACTGGTCACCTTAGGTGTTCATTGGGGGATTACGCCGGTCACGGTCGGTAACTACGCGACTCTGGGTTATGACACCTTTACCGGTCTGCAGGCTTCTGCGGTCTTTGCCATGGCGGGTACTATGTTTGGCGTTTACTTAAAAACCCGTAACCGCGAAATGAAAGGTATTTCACTGTCGGCAGGTATCACTGCACTGTTCGGGATTACCGAGCCGGCAATTTATGGCGTCGCTTTACGGTTGAAAAAACCTTTCTTGTGCAGTTGTGCCGCCGGTGGGATTGGCGGGGCGGTTGCCGGTTCATTTAATGCCGTGTCGTGGAGTTACTGTTTACCGGGGATCGCGGTACTGCCGGTCTTCTTTAAAGAGGGGCATATGACACAGTTCCTCGGGTTCCTGCTCTCTATCACGGTGGCATTCGTATTAGGTGCCGTTTTTACCTGGTTGGTTGGTTTTACTGATGAGCCAGAAAGTGCGGAGAAAAGCGGCAAAGCACCAGAAATGCCGATTGCTCAGGCGCAGATGAATCAGGGCTAAAGTCATTTTCATCTTCCGGCGGGCAATTACCCGCCGTTGATTTCCATTTTCAGGGTGCATAGTTGCCCGTAGCACTAAGGGAGAAAGTTATGAGTCACAAACAATTACCGCAAGATTTCTTATGGGGTGGCGCAGTCGCCGCACATCAGGTTGAAGGTGGCTGGGATAAAGGCGGCAAAGGCGTGAGTATTGCCGATGTGCTCTCCGGCGGCGCGCACGGTATTGATCGTGTTATGACTGATGGCGTGCAGGAGGGTTACCGCTATCCAAACCATGAAGCCGTTGATTTCTATGGTCATTACAAAGAAGATATCGCGTTATTTGCTGAGATGGGCTTTAAGTGTTTCCGCACCTCCATTGCCTGGACGCGCATCTTCCCGAACGGCGATGAGCAGCAACCGAATGAAGCGGGCCTGCAATTCTACGACGACATGTTTGATGAGTTGCTGAAATATGGCATCGAGCCGGTTATTACCTTATCTCACTTCGAGATGCCGTGGCATTTGGTGAAAGAGTATGGCGGCTGGAAAAACCGGCAAGTGGTCGACTTCTTCGTGAAATTCAGCGAAGTGGTGATGGAGCGCTATAAAAGCAAAGTGAAATATTGGATGACCTTCAACGAGATCAATAACCAGCGCAACTGGAAATATCCATTGTTCGGCTATTGCTGCTCGGGCGTGATATTCACCGAGCAGGAGAACCCGGAAGAGACCATGTACCAAGTGCTGCATCATCAGTTTGTTGCCAGTGCTAAAGTGGTAAAACTCGGTCATGCCATTAATCCAGAGTTCAAAATTGGCTGTATGGTCGCGATGGTGCCGCTCTATCCCTTCTCCTGCCATCCAGATGACATGATGTACTCCGTGGAAGCCATGCGTGAGCGTTATCTATTCGGTGACGTCCATATGCGCGGTTACTACCCGTCATATATCCTAAATGAGTGGGAGCGCCGTGGATTCACTATCCATATGGAAGAGGGCGATCTCGAGGCTCTGCGTGAGGGCTGTGCTGACTACATGGGGCTGAGCTATTACATGAGTAATGCGGTTTCTGCGGTCAATCCAGGGAGTGGCAACTCACTTTCTGGCTTTGAAGGCAGTGTCCCTAACCCGCACGTCAAGGCGTCAGACTGGGGATGGCAGATTGACCCGGTTGGTTTACGTTATTCACTGAGCGTATTGTATGAGCGCTATCAAAAACCGCTGTTTATTGTTGAAAACGGTTTTGGTGCGATCGACAAAGTGGCCGATGACGGCATGGTGCATGATGATTATCGCATTGCTTATCTGAAAGCGCATATTGAACAGATGAAGAAAGCGGTATTTGAAGATGGTGTTGACTTAATGGGGTACACCCCGTGGGGCTGCATTGATTGTGTATCATTTACCACCGGTGAATACAGCAAACGTTATGGTTTTATCTATGTGGATAAAAACGATGACGGCACCGGCACCATGGCGCGCTCACGTAAATTAAGCTTTGATTGGTATAAGAAAGTGATCTCCAGTAACGGTGAAGAGCTGTAACACTGTTGTTAGGATGCCATTCGGGAAAGGCCGCTTACTGGTAGGGCCTTTCCCTGCATTGCTTTTTGGTGCATATAATACAGCAGTGAATTAATGCACAAGTCTAAAATTTGACTCGTTAACTCTCCTTTTAGAGTCACTGACGCGGGAACAGGCGGCCCCTCCATCACTGCCGACACGCCAGTTATTGCGCCAGTACCCTACATATTGGCCGTCATTGCTCGCCAATTGAAAGCGGCTCATCAATTTAACGTCTTGGCCGTGAACTCTTGTCAATCTCTCTCGTCACTGAAAATTAACTGTTGTTATATACAGTCATTAATGTAATCTTACTCATGATCCTGAGTAACAAAATTTTGCTTAAATACTTAGCAATCATACTGTTGTATCTAAGATAGATTAGCCCGTTAGATTGGTGTGCAGTAATAATATATTGAATATCAATTGGTTATTTGGGTTGTTTTAGACTAAATCTAATATGGTTACTGATTTGTTAATGGCAGTTGTTCTTCATGCTTTCAGACGGTCAGTTGCTGGAAACATTCACGTTTGAACTTTTACTAACCCTTAAGCATATAGAGGTAAACATGGCAAAGACCCTACCCCGTAGCGGGATTTTTGCGCTGCTTGCCGTGATGGTGGCAGCATTCAGTGGCGTATCTCACGCAGCAGATACGGTTCGTGTTGGTTCAAAAATTGATACCGAAGGCTCATTGTTAGGCAATATTATTGTGCAGGTGCTAGATGCCAATGGGATAAAAACCACCAATAAATCACAGTTAGGTACTACCAAAGTGGTGCGTGGTGCCATCACTGCCGGTGAGATTGATATCTATCCTGAATATACCGGTAATGGTGCTTTTTTCTTCTCTGATGAGAAAGATCCTGCCTGGAAGGATAGCAAAGCGGGCTATGAGAAAGTAAAAGCGCTGGATTATGAGAAAAATAAATTGGTATGGCTCTCGCCCGCGCCAGCAAATAATACCTGGACCATTGCAGTGCGTCAGGATTTAGCTCAAGCGAATAATTTGAAAACCTTGGATGATCTGGGTAAATGGATTAATGCGGGGGGTAAATTCAAACTGGCGGCCTCTGCCGAGTTTATTGAGCGTCCTGATGCCTTACCTGCTTTCCAGCAAGCCTATGGTTTTAAATTGGATCAAGACCAGCTGTTATCACTGGCGGGTGGCGATACAGCAGTGACCATTAAAGCCGCTGCTGAGCAAACCTCAGGTGTTAATGCGGCGATGGCTTA comes from Yersinia bercovieri ATCC 43970 and encodes:
- the osmF gene encoding glycine betaine ABC transporter substrate-binding protein OsmF, which encodes MAKTLPRSGIFALLAVMVAAFSGVSHAADTVRVGSKIDTEGSLLGNIIVQVLDANGIKTTNKSQLGTTKVVRGAITAGEIDIYPEYTGNGAFFFSDEKDPAWKDSKAGYEKVKALDYEKNKLVWLSPAPANNTWTIAVRQDLAQANNLKTLDDLGKWINAGGKFKLAASAEFIERPDALPAFQQAYGFKLDQDQLLSLAGGDTAVTIKAAAEQTSGVNAAMAYGTDGPVAALGLQTLEDPKGVQPIYAPTPIIREATLKEHPTIPALLNPVFATLDGPTLQKLNARIAVEGQDAKRVAANYLKEKGFIKG
- a CDS encoding 6-phospho-beta-glucosidase produces the protein MSHKQLPQDFLWGGAVAAHQVEGGWDKGGKGVSIADVLSGGAHGIDRVMTDGVQEGYRYPNHEAVDFYGHYKEDIALFAEMGFKCFRTSIAWTRIFPNGDEQQPNEAGLQFYDDMFDELLKYGIEPVITLSHFEMPWHLVKEYGGWKNRQVVDFFVKFSEVVMERYKSKVKYWMTFNEINNQRNWKYPLFGYCCSGVIFTEQENPEETMYQVLHHQFVASAKVVKLGHAINPEFKIGCMVAMVPLYPFSCHPDDMMYSVEAMRERYLFGDVHMRGYYPSYILNEWERRGFTIHMEEGDLEALREGCADYMGLSYYMSNAVSAVNPGSGNSLSGFEGSVPNPHVKASDWGWQIDPVGLRYSLSVLYERYQKPLFIVENGFGAIDKVADDGMVHDDYRIAYLKAHIEQMKKAVFEDGVDLMGYTPWGCIDCVSFTTGEYSKRYGFIYVDKNDDGTGTMARSRKLSFDWYKKVISSNGEEL
- a CDS encoding PTS transporter subunit EIIC: MAIDYALAAQEIIKYIGGDNNVITVTHCATRLRFILKDNKIVDKERLNRVKGVITVIEAGGQMQVVIGNHVGDAYQHVTRLISIDESAPVAAPKVGIVSRLMDIISSIFAPFLYPLAACGILQGIISFLAAIGWMDAASGTYRILNFVSWTGFTFLPVMVAFTAAKKFNVNPFTAVITACALISPDYMNMLTANKITTVNSADPAVQQLMHEAVNNPQVAHILNTIAGIPLSSPTLDFFGIPVQYLSYTASVIPIILMVWAMSYVQRFFERILPMVVRNLFTPMFCIAIMVPLTLLVFGPVGNLIGGAIGGVYNTLYNLSPAIAGFMVGAFWQPLVTLGVHWGITPVTVGNYATLGYDTFTGLQASAVFAMAGTMFGVYLKTRNREMKGISLSAGITALFGITEPAIYGVALRLKKPFLCSCAAGGIGGAVAGSFNAVSWSYCLPGIAVLPVFFKEGHMTQFLGFLLSITVAFVLGAVFTWLVGFTDEPESAEKSGKAPEMPIAQAQMNQG